The Paenibacillus beijingensis nucleotide sequence TCGATGATTTCAAAGTTGGAATAAACGTCCTGAACGTCGTCGTTGTCCTCAAACGCATCCATCATTTTTTGCAGCTTCTCCGCGTTCTCGCCTTCGACTATAATCGTGTTCTGCGGCAGCCAGCGCACCGAAGCGCTCGCGAACTCGTAGCCTTCCGCTTCAAGAGCCATCTTCACCTTGTCGAATTCGAACGGCGGCGTCAAAATTTCGAAGCTTTCTTCCTCGACGACAATATCTTCCGCGCCGGCTTCGAGCGCCTGCATCATCATCGTATCTTCATCGACCTCGAATTGTTCGCGGTCAATGACGAGCAGTCCCTTATGATCGAACATGTAAGCGACACAGCCGCTTTCGCCCATGTTCCCGCCTCTCTTATTAAAAACGGCGCGAACGTCGGCCGCCGTCCGGTTGCGGTTGTCCGTCAAACATTTGACCATAATTGCCACCCCGCCGGGTCCGTACCCTTCGTACATAATTTCCTCATACTCGACGCCATCGCCCGCCCCGGTCGCTTTCTTGATCGCCCGTTCGATGTTATCGACCGGCATTTGCTCGGCTCGTGCGCTGGCAATCGCCGTTTTCAGCCCGTAGTTCGCTTCCGGATTCGGGCCGCCGCGGCGTGCCTGCACATAAATTTCCCGCGCAAGCTTGACGAATTTATTATTTTTAGCCTGGTCGGCTTTTCCTTTACGGTCTTTAAACAGTTTGAATTTCATTTTTCTCGCTCCCCTGAAAGGTTGTCAAGCAACAGTTTATCACCAAAAGACAGGTTTGGTCAAAGAAATCGGCACGATGTTGCCGCCGGTAGAAGAGCAGCTAATAAACAGCGGATTATAGATCTCGAGCCAAAAAAAGGCCCCCGAAGATCGGGAGCCTTGCCATATTCGTACCGCTATATTCTAAGTATGGGCAAATTCGTCCGGGGACGAATCTTATAACTTGATTACGTTAGCCGCTTGCGGACCGCGGTTGCCTTCTGTGATGTCGAATTCAACCGATTGACCTTCTTCAAGGGACTTGAAGCCATCGCCTTGGATCGCGGAGTAGTGAACGAATACGTCGTCACCGTTGTCAACTTGGATAAATCCGTAGCCTTTTTCTGCGTTAAACCACTTAACTGTTCCTGTCAAATGAACTACCTCCTAAAATGACCGCCGTTAGTACGGCGAGTAAGCCCATTATAACCGCTGCCTGGGAAAAAAGCAATGTGATTCACTCCGAATTAACGGGTATCGTCGGCGGATCGGAAGCCCCCTCCCTCTTTAAAGCGGGCGGGAAATAAGCAGCCCTTCGGTCGAGCCCGGAATGAACGGCAATCGGGAAGTGAAAAATCCCGTCTCCGCACCGGCAGCTTTAAGCTCCGTGAGCAGGTCGTCCATGCGGGCATACGGTTCCCAGTGTAGCGAGCTCAGCGGGTAAATCCGCACCTGCCCGCCGGGCTTGCATATTCGCAGCAGCTCCAGCAGTGCGTCGCGGTGGAACTTATACCCGAACTGCCGCGCATACAGAAACAGAAAATGACTGCACAGCACGAGTCGGAACCGGCCGTCCTCTACCGGCAGCGAAGGCAAAGCGCCCGCCACATAACTGCCCTTCCGGTCCGGACGCACGACATCGGCCGCAAACTTGGCCAGGCTGTCCGCTCTTCCAAGGTGGTGACGCTCGATGTTGCCGTAATACGTCCAATCAAATATATCGGCAATCGCCGCAAGCTTCGCCGTCGACGTCTCAATCTCCTGCGACGACTCCTCCACCCACAGCTCGGCAGCCTGCGCGTAACGGGGATCGATCGCCGTCACATGCTGCCCTCTTAGGAACGCCTCCGCGGCAAAGGAAGATCCGCCCGCTGCGATATCGGCAGTCTCCCCTCCCTCCAAATCGGCAGGCTTAAGATCGAACATTCGGATGTACTCGTCAAATCCCCGGCAAGTCATGGCGACTCCGGTCTGCTCATAAATGTTGCTCATGCTCATCTCTCCTCGGCTCATCTTGGCTCATCTCGTCTTACGGCTAAGCTCAGCTGTTTCAGCTTGCCGAATATATTAGCGCAAAACCGGTTTGCTTTCCACCCTTTTTTTTCGCTATGATGAATGAAAGGATTGCAGAGGGGAGAGTAACGCCATGTTCAAAAAACATCAAATATACAAAACGGACAAATACAACATGCTAACTGTCGAGGTGCAGGGCAAAACGCTGATCGTACGCGAAATTTCCGACCAATGGGGCGAGGAGTGCCACACTTTTGTCAGTCGGCCGGAAATGCTGCATTGGGCGGAAAATCGGTTCCGTCCGGAGTCCTACCAAGGCCGCGAGGATGAGCTGGAAGCGATTATGAAGGCGTTCCGCGAAGTTTAACCAGAAGCGCGGGATGCGCTTCAATAACGCCCGGGCAGGAAAATCGTTCCTGCGCGGCGAACATAAGACGGGGATGGAACGCATACCCGTCATTACGGGAGGATTGCTTGAAAGCCGTGGATACGACACCGCTCATTATTTTTATTATTGCAGCGTTCTCGCTTGGAGCCCTTATTCTGATGAAACGGGAATCCATTGCGCCGAACATGCGCCGCGGCCTCGCGCTCAGCGCAGTCGTACTTATCGCGTTCGCATTTATTCTCATTGTCATGAGCCTGGCGTCGATGGGAAGCTCATAACCTGCTGCGGGGGCAGCCATACTAAAGGGCAAACTGCGTAAAGAAGGTGCTGGATCCATGAAATGGGCGCCTCTGCTCTTGGCCTTGAGCCTGCTGTCCGGCAGCGGACCTAGCGGTTCTGCCGCTGTGCGCGCGATGCCG carries:
- a CDS encoding YebC/PmpR family DNA-binding transcriptional regulator, with translation MKFKLFKDRKGKADQAKNNKFVKLAREIYVQARRGGPNPEANYGLKTAIASARAEQMPVDNIERAIKKATGAGDGVEYEEIMYEGYGPGGVAIMVKCLTDNRNRTAADVRAVFNKRGGNMGESGCVAYMFDHKGLLVIDREQFEVDEDTMMMQALEAGAEDIVVEEESFEILTPPFEFDKVKMALEAEGYEFASASVRWLPQNTIIVEGENAEKLQKMMDAFEDNDDVQDVYSNFEIIEN
- a CDS encoding cold shock domain-containing protein codes for the protein MTGTVKWFNAEKGYGFIQVDNGDDVFVHYSAIQGDGFKSLEEGQSVEFDITEGNRGPQAANVIKL
- a CDS encoding methyltransferase domain-containing protein, which codes for MSNIYEQTGVAMTCRGFDEYIRMFDLKPADLEGGETADIAAGGSSFAAEAFLRGQHVTAIDPRYAQAAELWVEESSQEIETSTAKLAAIADIFDWTYYGNIERHHLGRADSLAKFAADVVRPDRKGSYVAGALPSLPVEDGRFRLVLCSHFLFLYARQFGYKFHRDALLELLRICKPGGQVRIYPLSSLHWEPYARMDDLLTELKAAGAETGFFTSRLPFIPGSTEGLLISRPL